ATCGACCTGCAGGAACCCGATGATCGGGCCAGATGCATCGGACTGGACAGAGCCCTTGAACTCTGCCGCCTCTACAAGGCCCAGCTCTATGTCCTGACGGTTGTCCCCGACATGGGCATGCCCATCGTGGCCAACTACTTTCCCTCCGACACCGGAGACAAGATTGTCGCCGACGCCGAAACCATGCTCCACGAGATGATCGGGGTCTACATTCCTGATGACATCGACGTGAACTACCTGGTCGCCCAGGGCTCAGTCTATCGCCGCATTCTGCGCATGGCGGAAAAAATATCTGCTGACCTGATCATCATGCCCGCCCATCGCCTGAAGCTCCAGGATTATCTCCTGGGCACGAATACGGCCAAGGTCGTTCGCCACGCCCAATGTTCGGTGCTGGTGGTCCGCTACGAGGCCGAAGAATCCTGCATGATCATCTGCCCGGGCGGCAAAGGTGGTGCTGTGTCCTGATCAGGACGAGCGACAGAAAGGAAAGGGGCGGACCGGCCTTGACCGGCCCGCCGAAGGTCAGGCCGGAGAGACCGGCCCGATCAGAGATTTATACCAGACGTTCATGCTCTCCAGACTCCCCCCGATCTGGGTGTTGTTGAGCAACGTCCCGCCATGTTCGTAACCGGCCCGGGCGAAAACGATGTTCATCCCCGGGCTCTGGGCCCGGGCGATGGTGTAGGCCGTAAGGACTTCCTCTTCCCTCGCATCCATCTCCATCCGAGTCAGCAGAGCCCCTGCCGCGCCTTTTCCGCGCCATTTCGGCCTGGTCGCGAAATCTGTCATTTCGGCGCATCTCCACGACCTGTCCAGCTCCGCCGAGGCCGCGGCCGCCAGTCTGCCCCTGTCATCATGGATGCCGAAGAAAATCACGTCCGACCCCATGGCCTTTGCCAGCCAGTCCGGGTCAAAGATGGGGAACGGATAGGAATCGAAAACCGAGGCGTACAAGTTGGCCAGGGATTCGCAATCCGTGGGCCCCAACTTGACCACCCGGCCGGGTGACGGCTTGCCTGCCTTTTGAACCAAAACGTTCTCAGTCAATTCCAGGATCTTCTCGATCTGCCTGCCGTTTTCCGTCTCAGCCCTGCCCTTTTCCCTGTACTTGCTCATGAAGCATCCATTGGACCGTCCCCGGAACATCCCAGGCACAAAAGCCTCGCGAGTGAATCCCTGGGCCTCGAATTCTACTGCGGCATGGCCGGGAACCCGGGCGAACAATTTGGTGTACCCGTGCCTGCGGCCAAGGGCCTCTATCCGGTCGATGATCCCGGGCATATCGTTCCGGTCGAGCTTCATGAGATAGACCCTATCGTTGACCGGTCCATGCTGGACCACGGAATTTCCGAATCGCTCGATGGTATCAGGCCGCATCGTTCCGCCGCTCCATCCGCTCGGTGTTCTCCGGGGTCAAGCTGGTGGTATCGTCCCAATCGGACAGGAGTTTCTCGATCCCGATGGCCTGCTCCTCCGCGTCGGCTTCCATAAGCTGCAGATTGCAGTCGTTGCAGTTGCGGTCGCAAAAGTTGGCCTCGTAGGCATCGGGTTCATTGTAGGCCGTGATGACGCCCTCGTAGTTTCGCAGCACCACCTTGTTCGTCCCCCACGACAGGATGTAGTTGGGCATGACCGGAATCTTGCCTCCACCGCCCGGTGCGTCAACCACATAGGTGGGCACGGAAAATCCGCTGGTATGTCCGCGAAGGCTTTCCATGATCTCCATTCCCTTGCTGATGGGGGTCCTGAAATGGGTCAGGCCCTCAGAAAGATCACATTGATAGAGATAATAGGGTCGGACCCGGCTCCGAACCAGTTTGTGGTTCAGGGTCTTCATCAGTCTGGGGCAATCGTTGACCCCGGCCAGGAGCACGCTCTGATTGCCCAGGGGAATGCCGGCGTCGGCCAGTTTGGCCAGAGCGCGCCTCGAAGAGTCCGTCAGTTCGCGAGGATGGTTGAAATGGGTGTTGATCCACAATGGATGGTGCTTTTTGAGAATATCCACCAGATCGTCGGTGATGCGGTAGGGCAGGACCACAGGCATTCGGGTCCCGATGCGGACGACCTCCACGTGCTCGATGGCCCGAACCTCGGCCAGAAGCCAGTCCAGTATCTCGTCGGACAACATGAGTGGATCGCCCCCTGACAAAAGAACGTCACGGACCTGTGGGGTCTGTCTGATGTATTCCAGTCCCTGCTTCAAATCGGACCTGGATGGGGTCGAGTCCATGTCCCCGACCTTGCGCTTTCTCGTGCAATGCCGGCAATACATGGAGCAGGTGTTGCTGACGTGGAAAAGGACCCGGTCCGGATATCGATGGGTCAGGCCCGGAACCGGGCTGTCGGTATCCTCGTGCAGCGGATCGGTCATGTCGTTCCGGCCGATCTTCAATTCCTCCGGACTGGGGAATGATTGCCGGAAAATCGGGTCCTGTTCGTAGCTGTCGACGTCGATGAGCGAGGCATAGTACGGGGTCACCGACATGGGAAACTTGTCCGTCGTCCGCGAGGCAAGAGCCTTGGTCCGCTCGGAGAAATCGATTCCCAGAACCTTCTCAAAAGCGTCCAAGCTCTTGATGGCATGCCGGATATGCCATTTCCAGTTCGTCCAATCCGAGGGTGAAGTCCGAGGTCCTCCGTCACCCTCTGTTCTTTGCCTGTGTCTGACATATTGATTCAAACCGCCTCCTTGTTCGGGGTTGCTCACGCCTTCGTGCCTACCGGACTCAGAGTCTGGCCGTTGTATCGGAAGGCTGGCGGACCGAATCCCCTTCGGTCCGTCCTCAATCGCCATTCTTGTGATGCCTTGGGATGGTAAGCGGCTGAAGAAATTGGAGGCAAGGGGAAATTGCGGGTATTTTTCGGGTATTTCACCCTACCCGCCTTCGACCATTTTTAAAAGGGAACGGAGATTGGCTCGGCCTATGCCTTGACCGAAAACTTCTCCATGAACAGCTTCTCTGCTTCTGAGGTCCCGATCAAGACCATCTCGTCGTCGTGTTCGAGGACCATGGCCGGATTCGGGTTGACGGTCACCACGTCTTGGCGTTTCACGGCCACGACGCTACACCCGGTTTCCTCCCTGATCTTGACCTCCATCAGGGACTTGTTCTCCAGGCCGGTGTTCAAGGGAGCCCGGAAGATGTTCAGTCCCTCCGAAAGCATGAGCATCTTCTGGGGCTGCAGAAGATTGGTGATGGTCGCCGTCACCAGGGAACTGTAGGACATGACCAAGTTTGCTCCGGCCCGGTGCAAAGTGTTGATGTTCCGATCCAGACTGGCCCGGCTGATGATCTGGACGTCCGGCCTGAGCCGCCGGCAATAGATGGTCAGGTAGATGTTCAAGTTGTCGTCGTGGGTGGTGATGATGATGGACGGCGTTTCCCGTATCCCGGCCTTGACCAGAACGTCTAGATCGCCCGCATTGCCCTGGATGATGTTGGAGTCCTGCGCGGCGATGACCGGCTTCTTCTCCACCACCCGATAGTCGATGTCCCGCTCCCGCAGGGACTCGGCCACGGCCCTGCCCACCCGGCCTCCGCCCAGGACCAGGACCGGACCGTCATTGGGCGTGGCGTCGACATTGACCGCGACGGATCGGTCGAACCGGGCGAGCTGTTCCTCAGTCCCGGCCATGACCAGAACCGTGGCCTCCCCCATGAGCGTGTCCGGAGTCGGCGGCAAAAACTTTCCCTCTTCCCAGGTTCCGACGACCGTGACCCCGGTCTTTTCCCGCAGATGGCTCTGCGCCAGGGTCAGGCCATGAAGCCAGGTCCGCATAACCGGGGCCTCGGCAATGACCAGCTCATCGAACCGCCCGATGACGTTGGCCTTCATGTCCACACCCAGAACCCGCCGGGCCAGGGACCGCCCGAGCATCTTGGTGAACTGGAAGACGTGGGTGCTGCCGGCCAGCTTCAGAATGTCCAGGGACTCGTCGGCGTCGGCGTTGCTTACCGTGGTCACGACGTCGCTGATCTCCCTGATGGTATAGACGATGTTCGTGCTGAAAATGTCCTCGTTCAAAACCACGACCATGGCCGCCCGGTCCACTCGCAATCGCTTGTAGGTCTCGGGGTCGTCCAGTTCCCCCATCACGACCCGGAAGCCCTGGTCGTGCTGATCCAGGGCGACCTGCAATTCCGGCGTGACCAGCACATGCTTGATGCCGTACTGTTTCAGCTTATCAATCAGATTGATGGTCACGGCATCGAAATGGGTGAAGATCACATGCCCGGAGATCTCTTCCGGCAATATTCTGGGAATCCGGGCCTTGTTCTGTTCCTCCAGCCACGGGGCGTAGAAAAATTGAATAAAGGTGAAGGGGAGCATGATAAGCAGGAAAACGACTCCGCTCAATAAAACGACGATCGAAAAAATTTTTCCCAGGTCGCTCGTAAAAGTGATGTCCCCGAAGCCCAAGGTCGACATGGTCGTCAGGGTCCAATAAAAACCGGTGATCCATGAATAGTTCCGGCCTTCGTAGACCATGATCAGATGAAAAAGGACGCTGTAGGCGACAAAGAGGGAAAGCAGCACCCAGAGAAAACGAACCAGGAGCCGGATGTTGGTCCTTGTCTTGCCAAGCCTGAGCAGCAGGGAGAGCTGGGTGGCCATGGTCTTCATCGACTCGATCCTCCTGAAACGATTGTCCCGCAAAGAAATCACCCGGACCAGGTCATGCCCCGGATCGGTCAAGACCGGGGCGGCCCGCGACGTCAAGGCTTCGGGTTTTCCATGCCCGGGTCGACCTGTCAACGGCCCTGTCAATGAAGATGCCCGGAGCCACCATAGCCTTGACTCCCCTTCCCCGTGATGTCAGAAATACAGGAGAAACACGATTCGAACACCCTTGATTCTCGGACGATCGACCATGCCCTCACGACGCATTCTCAAAGTCGGATGCCCTCTGCTCGCCACATTACTGGCTCTGGCCATGATTCCAGTTGCCTTCTGGTCATGCGGCCAGGATCGTCCCGTCCGTATCGGCTTTGCCGGTTCGCTGTCGGGACGGTTTTCAGACTTGGCCACCGAGGGGCTAAACGGGCTGCAACTGGCCGTGGACGAGCAGAACCAGGTCGGCGGAATCCAAGGGCGGAGGGTGGAAGTACTGGTCAGGGACATCGGCTACGACTCGAGCCTGGCCGCTGAGGCTTTCATCCAGCTGGTCGACGAAGGAGTTGTAGCAGTGGTCGGACCCATGACCAGCGCCATGGCCCCGGCCATGATCGCTGAGGCCGATCAGCTGCGCGTTCCGATTCTTTCGCCCACGGTCAGTTCCAATGCCCTGGCCGGCAAAGACGATTGGTTTCTCCGGGTCATGAGCCCGAGCAAGGCCGAAAGCGTCAGACTAGCCGGGTACGCCGCCAAGGAACTGAATCTTCGTCGCCTCATGGCGGTGGTCGATGTCTCCAACGCCAACTACTCCCTGGAATACGTCGACAACTTCCGGGCCGCATTTTTGGAAACAGGCGGCCTCGAGGTCCTGGAGCAACGGTTCGACACCCGGACAAAGCCAGAATTCCGAACTTTGGCGTCCACAGTGGTCCATGCCAGGCCCGAGGCCGTGCTCCTGGTCACCGGGGCCCTGGACGGAGCCATGATCTGCCAGCACCTCCGTCTCGGGGGTATGAACGGACACTTGCTTTCCTCGGGATGGGCCATGACCGCCGATTTCGTTGCCCAGGCCGGCCAGAGCGGCGAGGGAACCCTGTTCTGCCACCCCTTCAAGCCCATGACCGGAGCCCACCACAAGTTTCTCGACCGATTCCGCCAGCGGTTCGGGCACGACCCTGGCTTTGCCGGGGCCATGGCCTACGAATCCGGCTTGACGATCCTTCAAGCCATGAAGCAAACTCTCGAACCGAAGCGGATCAAGGATATCCTGCTCCAGGACCGTGAATATGCTGGTGTTCAGGGATCCTTCAGATTCGACAGGTACGGAGATGCCCAGCGGGCCATGTTCCTGATTGAAGTCCGCGACGGAATCCTGCGCGGTCTGGAGGGGTAAACCCATGCCAGATCTCCGCCTGTCCCGGCTTCTCGTTCTGGCATCCGCCACAATCGGTCTGGCCCCTCTTTTGCTGACCGGACTCATCGTCTCCGGCCTCGTAGAGCGGGAGATGGACGTCCAGACCCGCTCGGCCCAGATCGTGTTCGCCCAGGCCGTGTCCAAGGAGGTTGAACTCTTTCTGGCCGAACCGGCCCGGCTTCTCTCCAGCGTGGCCCTGGCCATGGACGGCCCCAAGGCAGTTATTTCCCAAGACCGAATCGACGAATATCTGGCCCTGACCCTGGCCCATTATCCCTATTTTTTGCGAATACTGGCCCTCGACCACCGCGGGAGGGTCGCCAGGGTCACCCCATACGACCCTGACCTCATCGGCCTCGACCTGAGCCGACAGGCCTTCTTTCATCCTCCGGCGATCGACCTCCAGCGTTGGTGGTCGCCGCCCTTTATCTCCTCGGATACCGGGGAGCCGACCCTGGCTCTGAGCGTCAGGACCGGGTTCGGGCTTCTTGTCGGTTACATCGACCTGTCCTTTCTGGCCCGGATGACATCCTCGTTCACCATCGGAAAATCCGGGTACGTGATCCTGACCGATCAGAACGGGGTGGTCCTGGCCCACCCGGACCGGGCTTTAGCACTGCAGCGCTACAATATCTCCCATCTGGCCCCGGTGGCCATGTCCCTGGCCGGAAGGCCCGGTTCGGGGCGCTACCAGTACCGGGGCCAGGACAAGATCGGCACCTCGGCCGCAGTCCCCCTGTCGGGCTGGACAGTCTTGGTCACCCAACCGGCATCAGAGATCGAGACCGTCCAGACCAACGTGACCCGCATCTTCTGGACCATGGCCGCCCTGGTGTCCATCCTGGTCTTCATCCTGTCCCTGCTCTTTTCCCGACGGGTGTCCCGGGCCCTGGATCGACTCGTCCAAGGAACCGAAAGCATCGCCAGAGGCGACTACGGAACAGGCCTCCCGGACCAGCCGTATAGGGAATTTAAACGTCTGGCCGAGTCCATCGAGGCCATGGCCCGCGCCGTTCAGGACCGGGAGGCCGCGGTCAAATCCGGGGAGCGGAACTTGGCCATTACCCTGCAATCCATTGGAGAGGGAGTCGTGTCCGTGGACGGGGACGGTCGAATCCAGCGGATGAACCCTTCGGCCGAAGCCCTCCTGGGTCTCTCGGCCAAAGAAGCCGTTGGCACCGACCCGACGAATCTGCTGCGACTCAAGGACGGCGAATCCAGGCCGATAACCTGTATCTGGGCCCAAGGAACCATTCAGGATTCGTCCGACCCGGTCCGGTCGGGGGATCTCCTCTTCCTGGAAAACGTAAAGGAAAATACGATCCCGGTGGCCGTCAGTGGCGCCCCCGTTGTCGATAACGGCCATAAACTGGGAGCGGTTTGGGTCCTCCGGGACATGACCGACCGCCACCGCATTGAGGAGCAGCTCCGTCATTCCCAAAAAATGGAGACCATCGGCCGCTTGGCAGGCGGCGTGGCCCACGACTTCAACAACATGGTTGCCGGGATCATGAACGCAGCCGAGGCCCTGGACATGAAGCTCGGAGACCGGACCGACCTGTCCAAGTACGTGCGCATCATTGCCGAGGCAGCCGAACGGGCCGCCGACCTGACCCGCAAGCTTTTGGACTTCTCCCGCAAGGGCAAGGCCCTGTCTACGCCCATGGATGTCCATGAGAGCGTCCGCCTCGTGTCCGACATCCTGGCCCGAAGCGTCGATCCGGGCATCCGCATCGGCCTCGACCTCAAAGCCACGGCGTCCTGCGTCGTCGGGGATCCAACGCAACTCCAGAACGCCCTCCTCAACCTGGCCTTGAACGCCCGCGACGCCATGCCCGAAGGCGGCCAACTGACCATCGCCACGGAAAATATGGATCTGGACGAGAAAACCTGTCGAAGCATGCCCTTCCCCCCGAGCCCGGGTCGCTTCATTCGCATTGACGTCCGGGACACCGGGGTCGGAATCGAGCCAGGAGATTTGGAGCGGATCTTCGAGCCCTTCTTTAGTACCAAACCCGTGGGCCAGGGCACCGGTCTCGGCCTGCCCTCGGTCTACGGCATGGCCCGTGACCATGGCGGAGCCATCACCGTCCAAAGTCGCCCCGGATCTGGAAGCGAATTTTCACTCTATCTCCCGGTATCCGAGGCCCTTGTCGGCCGAA
The sequence above is a segment of the Deltaproteobacteria bacterium genome. Coding sequences within it:
- a CDS encoding universal stress protein, yielding MYKRILVPIDLQEPDDRARCIGLDRALELCRLYKAQLYVLTVVPDMGMPIVANYFPSDTGDKIVADAETMLHEMIGVYIPDDIDVNYLVAQGSVYRRILRMAEKISADLIIMPAHRLKLQDYLLGTNTAKVVRHAQCSVLVVRYEAEESCMIICPGGKGGAVS
- the ablB gene encoding putative beta-lysine N-acetyltransferase, which encodes MRPDTIERFGNSVVQHGPVNDRVYLMKLDRNDMPGIIDRIEALGRRHGYTKLFARVPGHAAVEFEAQGFTREAFVPGMFRGRSNGCFMSKYREKGRAETENGRQIEKILELTENVLVQKAGKPSPGRVVKLGPTDCESLANLYASVFDSYPFPIFDPDWLAKAMGSDVIFFGIHDDRGRLAAAASAELDRSWRCAEMTDFATRPKWRGKGAAGALLTRMEMDAREEEVLTAYTIARAQSPGMNIVFARAGYEHGGTLLNNTQIGGSLESMNVWYKSLIGPVSPA
- the ablA gene encoding lysine 2,3-aminomutase, producing MAIEDGPKGIRSASLPIQRPDSESGRHEGVSNPEQGGGLNQYVRHRQRTEGDGGPRTSPSDWTNWKWHIRHAIKSLDAFEKVLGIDFSERTKALASRTTDKFPMSVTPYYASLIDVDSYEQDPIFRQSFPSPEELKIGRNDMTDPLHEDTDSPVPGLTHRYPDRVLFHVSNTCSMYCRHCTRKRKVGDMDSTPSRSDLKQGLEYIRQTPQVRDVLLSGGDPLMLSDEILDWLLAEVRAIEHVEVVRIGTRMPVVLPYRITDDLVDILKKHHPLWINTHFNHPRELTDSSRRALAKLADAGIPLGNQSVLLAGVNDCPRLMKTLNHKLVRSRVRPYYLYQCDLSEGLTHFRTPISKGMEIMESLRGHTSGFSVPTYVVDAPGGGGKIPVMPNYILSWGTNKVVLRNYEGVITAYNEPDAYEANFCDRNCNDCNLQLMEADAEEQAIGIEKLLSDWDDTTSLTPENTERMERRNDAA
- a CDS encoding potassium channel protein → MKTMATQLSLLLRLGKTRTNIRLLVRFLWVLLSLFVAYSVLFHLIMVYEGRNYSWITGFYWTLTTMSTLGFGDITFTSDLGKIFSIVVLLSGVVFLLIMLPFTFIQFFYAPWLEEQNKARIPRILPEEISGHVIFTHFDAVTINLIDKLKQYGIKHVLVTPELQVALDQHDQGFRVVMGELDDPETYKRLRVDRAAMVVVLNEDIFSTNIVYTIREISDVVTTVSNADADESLDILKLAGSTHVFQFTKMLGRSLARRVLGVDMKANVIGRFDELVIAEAPVMRTWLHGLTLAQSHLREKTGVTVVGTWEEGKFLPPTPDTLMGEATVLVMAGTEEQLARFDRSVAVNVDATPNDGPVLVLGGGRVGRAVAESLRERDIDYRVVEKKPVIAAQDSNIIQGNAGDLDVLVKAGIRETPSIIITTHDDNLNIYLTIYCRRLRPDVQIISRASLDRNINTLHRAGANLVMSYSSLVTATITNLLQPQKMLMLSEGLNIFRAPLNTGLENKSLMEVKIREETGCSVVAVKRQDVVTVNPNPAMVLEHDDEMVLIGTSEAEKLFMEKFSVKA
- a CDS encoding amino acid ABC transporter substrate-binding protein — protein: MPSRRILKVGCPLLATLLALAMIPVAFWSCGQDRPVRIGFAGSLSGRFSDLATEGLNGLQLAVDEQNQVGGIQGRRVEVLVRDIGYDSSLAAEAFIQLVDEGVVAVVGPMTSAMAPAMIAEADQLRVPILSPTVSSNALAGKDDWFLRVMSPSKAESVRLAGYAAKELNLRRLMAVVDVSNANYSLEYVDNFRAAFLETGGLEVLEQRFDTRTKPEFRTLASTVVHARPEAVLLVTGALDGAMICQHLRLGGMNGHLLSSGWAMTADFVAQAGQSGEGTLFCHPFKPMTGAHHKFLDRFRQRFGHDPGFAGAMAYESGLTILQAMKQTLEPKRIKDILLQDREYAGVQGSFRFDRYGDAQRAMFLIEVRDGILRGLEG
- a CDS encoding response regulator — its product is MPDLRLSRLLVLASATIGLAPLLLTGLIVSGLVEREMDVQTRSAQIVFAQAVSKEVELFLAEPARLLSSVALAMDGPKAVISQDRIDEYLALTLAHYPYFLRILALDHRGRVARVTPYDPDLIGLDLSRQAFFHPPAIDLQRWWSPPFISSDTGEPTLALSVRTGFGLLVGYIDLSFLARMTSSFTIGKSGYVILTDQNGVVLAHPDRALALQRYNISHLAPVAMSLAGRPGSGRYQYRGQDKIGTSAAVPLSGWTVLVTQPASEIETVQTNVTRIFWTMAALVSILVFILSLLFSRRVSRALDRLVQGTESIARGDYGTGLPDQPYREFKRLAESIEAMARAVQDREAAVKSGERNLAITLQSIGEGVVSVDGDGRIQRMNPSAEALLGLSAKEAVGTDPTNLLRLKDGESRPITCIWAQGTIQDSSDPVRSGDLLFLENVKENTIPVAVSGAPVVDNGHKLGAVWVLRDMTDRHRIEEQLRHSQKMETIGRLAGGVAHDFNNMVAGIMNAAEALDMKLGDRTDLSKYVRIIAEAAERAADLTRKLLDFSRKGKALSTPMDVHESVRLVSDILARSVDPGIRIGLDLKATASCVVGDPTQLQNALLNLALNARDAMPEGGQLTIATENMDLDEKTCRSMPFPPSPGRFIRIDVRDTGVGIEPGDLERIFEPFFSTKPVGQGTGLGLPSVYGMARDHGGAITVQSRPGSGSEFSLYLPVSEALVGRRPGSGGQIARGSRSGLILVVDDERMIREIVTDILEDLGFKVVSAENGRKAVEIYHRRWREITLVLMDLVMPDMNGREAFEAMQSICPEAKIVFASGFSHGVGRKELEDRGAAGFLSKPYKVADLVRMLDDLGVGQD